Proteins from one Pyrobaculum neutrophilum V24Sta genomic window:
- a CDS encoding type II/IV secretion system ATPase subunit: protein MLDFRLDSCRGAVVEEYPSEGARIQIYRSEDGYCYNVAYAFPYSEKVGEYAYKVVEYLTANQIIRPNLTREELGKLIEMAMADIGVPRQLRAAVRYYVQLEAADYSYLTPILYDIKLENVNINGTDSPIYVDHRDYGYNVKTNVIPTNKETLIKVIGRVYAETGRPLNEQYPIQDTYIRLRNGALLRFATAMSGRVARNPPYVSVRIQPPHPISPTELIKRRTISALAMAYLWYLFEHHKSVMVVGGTGTGKTTLLNALLVLLPHKRLAIAEETPEIRMPPSYQNVVMLFTSPMYDYMKNLPGSESAIYLIDLVKYLLRARPDIIVIGESRGREIHELIQGVLTGHGGATTFHAEDIMEVFMRLTGEAMGVSSEHISAFHVTATIKRFEFGRRVTSITEVVWLRAYPYAAPGKIKIKEEEFGLINVGWYDQRSDTVEVDLRRSYWLQKLGGYDEIAERAKFLTSLVERGVFDAEKVGEAVREYYRQKHALLRKA from the coding sequence ATGCTGGACTTTAGACTCGACTCCTGCAGGGGGGCGGTCGTTGAGGAGTACCCCTCCGAGGGGGCCCGCATCCAGATATACAGGTCTGAAGACGGGTACTGCTACAACGTGGCGTACGCCTTCCCCTACTCGGAGAAAGTGGGCGAATACGCCTACAAGGTGGTGGAGTACCTCACGGCCAACCAGATAATTAGGCCTAACCTCACCAGGGAGGAGCTCGGCAAACTTATCGAGATGGCCATGGCGGACATTGGGGTTCCGAGGCAGCTACGCGCCGCCGTGAGGTACTACGTCCAGCTCGAGGCCGCCGACTACTCCTACCTCACGCCGATTCTCTACGACATAAAGCTGGAAAACGTGAACATAAACGGCACAGACAGCCCCATCTATGTGGATCACAGAGACTACGGCTACAACGTGAAGACCAACGTGATACCTACAAACAAGGAGACCCTGATCAAGGTCATAGGGAGGGTCTACGCGGAGACCGGCCGCCCGCTGAACGAGCAGTACCCCATACAGGATACGTACATACGCCTCAGAAACGGGGCGCTTCTGCGCTTCGCCACTGCGATGTCTGGCAGAGTGGCGAGAAACCCGCCCTACGTATCCGTCCGTATACAGCCTCCGCACCCCATATCGCCCACCGAGCTGATAAAGAGGCGCACCATCTCCGCCTTAGCGATGGCCTATCTATGGTACCTATTCGAGCACCACAAGTCGGTGATGGTTGTTGGCGGCACCGGCACGGGCAAAACGACGTTGCTAAACGCGTTGCTCGTCCTTCTGCCCCACAAACGCCTCGCCATAGCGGAGGAGACCCCCGAGATCAGGATGCCTCCTAGCTACCAGAACGTGGTTATGCTTTTCACATCGCCGATGTACGACTACATGAAGAACCTGCCCGGGTCGGAGTCCGCGATATACCTAATAGACCTCGTCAAGTATCTGCTCCGCGCGAGACCTGACATCATCGTCATAGGCGAGAGCCGCGGCAGAGAGATCCACGAGCTGATACAGGGAGTCTTGACGGGCCACGGCGGCGCCACCACCTTCCACGCCGAAGACATAATGGAGGTGTTTATGCGTCTCACAGGAGAGGCCATGGGGGTATCCTCGGAACACATATCCGCGTTCCACGTGACGGCCACGATAAAGAGGTTCGAGTTCGGCAGAAGGGTCACCTCCATCACCGAGGTCGTCTGGCTCAGGGCGTATCCATACGCCGCGCCGGGCAAGATAAAGATCAAGGAGGAGGAGTTCGGGCTTATAAACGTGGGCTGGTACGACCAACGTAGCGACACAGTAGAGGTGGATCTGAGGCGGTCCTACTGGCTTCAGAAGCTCGGCGGCTATGACGAAATAGCGGAGAGGGCTAAGTTCCTCACGTCTCTGGTGGAGCGGGGGGTCTTCGACGCCGAAAAGGTGGGCGAGGCGGTGAGGGAGTACTACAGGCAGAAACATGCTCTACTACGGAAGGCCTGA